The Cryptococcus depauperatus CBS 7841 chromosome 7, complete sequence genome window below encodes:
- a CDS encoding chaperone DnaJ yields the protein MPPRISARAISALPLTQPVASSSAIPHRSSRQHQKQPSPWVLLSTSPNHSVYGPGFKRSFHSSTIHRASANNPYQVLGVSKDASASEIKKAYYSLAKRWHPDSSQEADAKERFHEIQAAYDILSDDKKRQAYDRYGAASTQEGFDPDAFTGGAGGFGGFQGFGPGFGGGTGDLFDQLFGGAFGGGGAGGPFSGGRQRPVRGDDLEASVTLSFLEACNGSTRKIMVTPVVDCKPCSGSGLKPGQKKTQCPSCGGSGQQRFQVQGMIMASTCQACGGSGSSIPRNARCGSCDGVGKIKEKKEVDIEVPAGVEDGMIIRVAGSGDMPLSGSGSPGDLLVRVLVKPSSIFRRQGINLYHDAKVPLHVALLGGVIRIPTLEGDVDVKIKGGTQNGQEAVLKGRGVKSVYGREKNDRGDLIVGWKVQIPKTLSPFQRKILQAYADDVEGRAPEIHFGPLPSSSPAKPSSSASQSTNSNGTKSENVVDGATEQTQQSENNSEAKDSAKQP from the exons ATGCCACCCAGAATTTCTGCAAGAGCTATTTCGGCTCTGCCATTGACACAGCCTGTGGCCAGTTCATCAGCCATCCCACATCGTTCTTCCAGGCAACATCAAAAGCAGCCATCGCCTTGGGTACTATTGAGTACATCGCCAAACCATTCTGTGTATGGGCCAGGATTCAAG CGATCTTTCCACTCGTCCACAATTCACCGAGCTTCTGCAAATAACCCTTACCAAGTGCTGGGAGTGAGCAAGGATGCTTCGGCGTCCGAGATTAAAAAAGCGTACTATTCT CTTGCAAAAAGATGGCATCCCGATTCGAGCCAGGAAGCGGACGCAAAAGAAAGGTTTCATGAGATCCAGGCTGCCTACGAC ATTCTCTCTGATGACAAAAAACGTCAAGCTTACGACCGTTATGGCGCGGCTTCTACCCAAGAAGGGTTTGATCCTGATGCTTTTACCGGCGGGGCTGGTGGCTTTGGCGGCTTCCAAGGATTCGGTCCGGGATTCGGCGGAGGTACTGGAGATTTGTTCGATCAACTTTTTGGAGGCGCATTTGGCGGCGGCGGGGCTGGGGGCCCGTTTAGTGGCGGGAGACAACGACCTGTCAGAGGAGATGATTTGGAGGCTAGTGTTACGTTGAGCTTTTTGGAGGCTTGCAATGGCTCAACTCGAAAGATTATGGTCACTCCTGTTGTCGACTGTAAACCTTGTTCCGGATCTGGTCTCAAACCCGGACAGAAAAAGACACAATGTCCCAGCTGCGGCGGAAGTGGCCAGCAGAGATTCCAGGTGCAAGGCATGATTATGGCTTCAACTTGTCAGGCCTGTGGTGGATCAGGATCGTCTATACCAAGGAACGCTAGATGTGGGAGCTGTGATGGCGTAGGAAaaatcaaggaaaagaaggaagtAGACATTGAGGTTCCTGCCGGTGTCGAGGACGGCATGATCATCAGAGTGGCAGGTAGTGGTGATATGCCCTTGTCGGGATCGGGATCTCCTGGTGACCTCTTGGTACGTGTCCTGGTCAAACCCTCTAGCATATTCAGGAGACAAGGTATCAATCTCTACCATGATGCCAAAGTTCCTCTTCATGTTGCGCTACTTGGCGGGGTAATCAGGATTCCTACTTTGGAAGGCGATGTGGATGTCAAGATCAAAGGTGGTACTCAAAATGGCCAGGAAGCGGTCTTGAAAGGGCGCGGTGTGAAGAGCGTGTAcggaagagaaaagaatgacCGGGGCGATTTGATTGTTGGATGGAAAGTTCAAATCCCAAA GACCTTGAGTCCCTTCCAACGCAAGATTCTGCAGGCATATGCCGATGATGTGGAAGGTCGTGCACCCGAAATCCACTTTGGTCCTTTgccttcatcctctcctGCGAAGCCTTCGTCTTCGGCATCTCAATCTACAAATTCAAATG GTACAAAATCCGAAAATGTCGTTGATGGCGCGACTGAGCAGACACAACAGAGTGAAAATAACAGTGAAGCGAAAGATTCTGCCAAGCAGCCATGA